Proteins from one Candidatus Hydrogenedentota bacterium genomic window:
- a CDS encoding glycosyltransferase family 39 protein produces the protein MTTPSTASPVPADTDSGVPRRVAPWEWRRLALILLLGLILRVAYLAQVAQAPDFAALQQDPQVQDYFARAILSGDWSVPDGTTDPEMRTTPFFRPPGYGYLLTAVYGLTDGSYLAPRLMNLFLGLGTIVVLFLLGRALFSPAAGLFSAFCAAVLGIFVYWEGEVNDPALFVFLFPLLVYVLFLWSRNCSPGWAVLAGLIFGSYALMRPNILGLGPLAAAGWFGWRGGGAGWRGSPRRGCFCS, from the coding sequence GTGACCACACCGTCAACAGCGTCCCCCGTCCCCGCTGACACGGATTCCGGCGTTCCACGGCGCGTCGCGCCGTGGGAATGGCGGCGTCTGGCGCTCATCCTGCTGCTGGGGCTAATCCTGCGGGTGGCCTACCTCGCGCAGGTGGCCCAGGCCCCGGATTTCGCCGCCCTCCAGCAGGATCCGCAGGTGCAGGACTATTTCGCCCGCGCGATCCTGTCGGGCGACTGGTCGGTGCCCGACGGCACGACGGACCCGGAGATGCGCACCACGCCGTTCTTCCGTCCGCCGGGCTACGGCTACCTGCTGACGGCGGTCTACGGGCTGACGGACGGGAGCTATCTCGCGCCGCGCCTGATGAACCTGTTCCTGGGGCTCGGCACCATCGTGGTGCTGTTTCTGCTGGGGCGCGCGCTCTTCTCCCCGGCGGCGGGGCTCTTCAGCGCGTTCTGCGCCGCCGTGCTCGGCATCTTCGTCTACTGGGAGGGCGAGGTCAACGACCCCGCGCTCTTTGTGTTCCTGTTTCCCCTGCTGGTCTACGTGCTGTTTCTGTGGTCGCGCAACTGCTCCCCCGGCTGGGCAGTTCTGGCGGGGCTGATCTTCGGCTCCTACGCCCTGATGCGCCCGAACATCCTCGGGCTGGGGCCGCTGGCCGCCGCTGGATGGTTTGGGTGGCGTGGCGGCGGGGCCGGCTGGCGCGGATCCCCGCGTCGTGGCTGCTTCTGCTCGTGA
- the aspS gene encoding aspartate--tRNA ligase, whose translation MHPFRTHTCGALSKTDAGTTVKLSGWVHRKRDHGGVVFIDLRDHYGVTQVVVNPGSPCFAEAERARNEYVVTVTGAVVARAAETVNPNMATGDIEVVADAFLVESTAETLPFPVNQELDCPEETRLEHRFLDLRRDHMHRNILLRSQTAALVRQHLVERGFTEFHTPILTASSPEGARDYLVPSRLYAGAFYALPQAPQQFKQLLMVSGFDKYFQIAPCFRDEDSRADRSPGEFYQIDIEMSFITQEDLFLELERLLVRVFSELSSKRIQNPVFPRVTYRDAVELYGTDKPDLRFEMKMTDCTDLFGACELKVFSAQVETGGAVKVLNAKGAADQPRKFFDDAERHARSEGAKGLAWLALRGGEFKGPIAKFLSEDEKRGLIARTGAEDGDALFFGAGKRAETNGLMGKVRAYLGRKLDLIDPSLAAFCWIVDFPMFEWNEDFNKVDFCHNPFSMPQGGMDALLNQDPLEVLAYQYDIVCNGIELSSGAIRNHRPEVMLKAFEIAGYPESVVKSKFPALWKAFHYGAPPHGGIAPGLDRIVMLLADEPNIREVIAFPLNQRAQDLLMGAPGTVEQRQLDELHLVVKYPPDQA comes from the coding sequence ATGCACCCCTTTCGCACCCATACCTGCGGCGCCCTGAGCAAGACGGACGCGGGCACGACGGTCAAGCTCTCCGGCTGGGTCCACCGCAAGCGGGACCACGGCGGGGTGGTCTTCATTGACCTGCGCGACCATTACGGCGTGACCCAGGTGGTGGTGAACCCCGGCAGCCCGTGCTTTGCCGAGGCCGAGCGCGCGCGCAACGAGTATGTCGTGACGGTGACGGGCGCGGTGGTGGCGCGTGCGGCGGAGACGGTGAACCCGAACATGGCCACCGGCGACATCGAGGTCGTCGCCGACGCCTTCCTCGTGGAGTCCACGGCGGAGACGCTGCCCTTCCCGGTGAACCAGGAACTGGACTGCCCCGAGGAGACGCGTCTCGAACACCGCTTCCTCGACCTGCGCCGCGACCACATGCACCGCAACATCCTCCTGCGCTCGCAGACCGCCGCGCTGGTGCGCCAGCACCTGGTCGAGCGGGGCTTCACGGAGTTCCACACGCCCATCCTCACGGCGTCGTCCCCCGAGGGCGCGCGCGACTACCTGGTGCCCAGCCGCCTGTACGCGGGCGCCTTCTACGCCCTGCCGCAGGCCCCCCAGCAGTTCAAGCAGCTCCTCATGGTCTCCGGCTTCGACAAGTACTTCCAGATCGCCCCGTGCTTCCGCGACGAGGACTCCCGCGCGGACCGCAGCCCGGGCGAGTTCTACCAGATTGACATCGAGATGTCCTTCATCACGCAGGAGGACCTGTTCCTGGAGCTGGAGAGGCTCCTGGTCCGCGTGTTCAGCGAGCTGTCGTCCAAGCGCATCCAGAACCCCGTGTTCCCGCGCGTGACCTACCGCGACGCCGTGGAGCTGTACGGCACGGACAAGCCGGACCTGCGCTTCGAGATGAAGATGACCGACTGCACCGACCTGTTCGGCGCCTGCGAGCTGAAGGTGTTCAGCGCCCAGGTCGAGACGGGCGGCGCGGTGAAGGTGCTCAACGCCAAGGGCGCGGCCGACCAGCCCCGAAAGTTCTTCGACGACGCCGAGCGCCACGCCCGGTCCGAGGGGGCCAAGGGCCTCGCCTGGCTGGCCCTGCGCGGCGGCGAGTTCAAGGGCCCCATCGCGAAGTTCCTCAGCGAGGACGAGAAGCGCGGCCTCATCGCGCGGACCGGCGCGGAGGACGGCGACGCCCTCTTCTTCGGCGCGGGCAAGCGGGCGGAGACCAACGGGCTCATGGGCAAGGTGCGCGCCTATCTCGGCCGCAAGCTGGACCTGATTGACCCGTCCCTCGCCGCGTTCTGCTGGATCGTGGACTTCCCCATGTTCGAGTGGAACGAGGACTTCAACAAGGTGGACTTCTGCCACAACCCCTTCTCGATGCCCCAGGGCGGCATGGACGCCCTGCTGAACCAGGACCCGCTGGAGGTGCTGGCCTACCAGTACGACATCGTGTGCAACGGCATCGAGCTGTCGTCCGGCGCCATCCGCAACCACCGGCCCGAGGTCATGCTGAAGGCCTTCGAGATCGCCGGGTACCCCGAGAGCGTCGTGAAGTCGAAGTTCCCCGCCCTGTGGAAGGCCTTCCACTACGGTGCCCCCCCCCACGGGGGCATCGCCCCGGGCCTCGACCGCATCGTCATGCTGCTGGCCGACGAGCCGAACATCCGCGAGGTCATCGCGTTCCCGCTCAACCAGCGCGCGCAGGACCTGCTCATGGGCGCGCCCGGCACGGTGGAGCAGCGCCAGCTTGACGAGCTGCACCTCGTGGTCAAGTACCCGCCCGACCAGGCCTGA
- a CDS encoding NYN domain-containing protein — MRSAIFVDFDNVFIGLNAQDEALARSFATAPLKWLEWFEKSLPLHEGTPALGQRRILVRRCYLNPKQFGDYRPYFIRAGFETVDCPVLTTYGKTSADVHMVLDILELLNYEVRPEEVILLSADADFTPVLLKLRKWDLRTVVVAVGPSAAAYRAAADIVVDQDVFVDLALQAVGEQRPRRTAPPRPKPPAPEPLGGETAPPPARRPAPRPAAPAEPAAKREKDPFSEYLRVLVDAASEPIAMATLAASFRHQFPDLGDTWGAHSTFKQFLAGLDLTGLEISSASPGHIYDPARHAPPKDALPEYEETFRTKHPDLEPLARKISQLTDTPFLMPEDYAFVLRAMAEETGPSYESLSELAKKVRDKCRETGIPVGRQAVNFIVRGITFGGHRFGKTQDTAAKLADLFIQNTATLCSGAQFNLSDKETRLLKTWIKQSL; from the coding sequence ATGCGCAGCGCGATATTTGTTGACTTCGACAATGTCTTCATCGGCCTGAACGCCCAGGACGAGGCGCTTGCGCGGTCTTTCGCGACGGCCCCGCTCAAGTGGCTGGAATGGTTTGAAAAATCACTGCCCCTCCACGAGGGCACGCCGGCCCTGGGCCAGCGGCGCATTCTGGTGCGCCGGTGCTACCTGAACCCGAAGCAGTTCGGCGACTACCGCCCCTACTTCATCCGCGCCGGGTTTGAGACGGTGGACTGCCCCGTCCTCACGACGTACGGAAAGACCAGCGCGGATGTCCACATGGTGCTGGACATTCTGGAACTGCTGAACTATGAGGTGCGGCCGGAGGAGGTCATCCTCCTGTCCGCAGACGCCGATTTCACGCCGGTTCTCCTGAAACTGCGCAAGTGGGACCTGCGCACCGTGGTGGTGGCCGTGGGCCCCTCGGCGGCGGCCTACCGCGCGGCGGCCGACATTGTCGTGGACCAGGACGTCTTTGTGGACCTGGCGCTCCAGGCGGTGGGGGAGCAGCGGCCCCGCCGCACCGCGCCCCCGCGCCCGAAGCCGCCCGCGCCGGAACCCCTGGGCGGGGAGACGGCCCCGCCGCCCGCCCGCAGGCCCGCCCCGCGTCCGGCGGCCCCCGCCGAGCCCGCCGCCAAACGGGAGAAGGACCCCTTCTCCGAGTACCTGCGGGTCCTCGTGGACGCGGCGTCGGAGCCCATCGCCATGGCGACGCTGGCCGCGTCCTTCCGGCATCAGTTCCCCGATCTGGGGGACACCTGGGGCGCCCACAGCACCTTCAAGCAGTTTCTCGCGGGACTGGACCTGACGGGCCTGGAAATCTCCAGCGCGTCCCCCGGGCACATCTATGACCCGGCGCGGCACGCGCCGCCCAAGGACGCCCTGCCCGAATACGAGGAGACGTTCCGGACGAAGCACCCCGACCTGGAGCCGCTGGCCCGAAAAATCAGCCAGCTCACGGACACCCCCTTCCTGATGCCGGAGGACTACGCCTTCGTCCTGCGCGCCATGGCGGAGGAGACGGGCCCCTCCTACGAGAGCCTGAGCGAGCTGGCCAAAAAGGTCCGGGACAAGTGCCGCGAGACGGGCATCCCCGTGGGGCGGCAGGCCGTGAACTTCATCGTGCGCGGCATCACCTTCGGCGGGCACCGCTTCGGCAAGACGCAGGACACGGCGGCGAAACTCGCCGACCTCTTCATCCAGAACACCGCGACCCTCTGCAGCGGCGCGCAGTTCAACCTGAGCGACAAGGAGACGCGCCTGCTGAAGACCTGGATCAAGCAGTCCCTCTGA
- the rplL gene encoding 50S ribosomal protein L7/L12, whose product MSEKLDAIIESVANLTVLELSELVKALEDKFGVTAAAPMMMGAMPAAEAAAAPEEPSSYDVILKDFGAQKIGVIKVVKDLGGFGLKEAKDLVEKAPTPIKEGLTKEEADKFKTSLEEAGATVELKGNV is encoded by the coding sequence ATGTCTGAGAAGCTTGATGCGATTATCGAGAGCGTGGCCAACCTGACCGTGCTTGAGCTGAGCGAGCTGGTGAAGGCCCTTGAGGACAAGTTCGGCGTGACGGCCGCCGCCCCCATGATGATGGGCGCGATGCCGGCCGCCGAGGCCGCCGCGGCCCCCGAGGAGCCCTCCTCCTACGACGTGATCCTGAAGGACTTCGGCGCCCAGAAGATCGGCGTGATCAAGGTCGTGAAGGACCTCGGCGGCTTCGGTCTGAAGGAAGCCAAGGACCTGGTCGAGAAGGCCCCGACGCCGATCAAGGAAGGCCTGACGAAGGAAGAGGCCGACAAGTTCAAGACCTCCCTCGAAGAGGCCGGCGCCACCGTCGAACTCAAGGGCAACGTCTGA
- a CDS encoding 50S ribosomal protein L10 translates to MRTSPCRRAWRGGNAPAGLECQVPALSPTARGFFYLARPLPRRARESAVLLKGGECVLPTQQKIDAVAEMTQRLEGCQIAVAAKYVGINVAQASELRNRLRAAGIEFKVYKNTLARRALRSQGMEAAADFMEGPTAWAFSKDPVAPAKILKEFGKEVSFVSMVGGVLEGKPVTAAQLEALAGLPPREQLIAQVVGTMAMPLRNTVGVLAALPRNLVNVLDQIRQQKEQAA, encoded by the coding sequence ATGCGGACTAGTCCATGCCGCAGGGCATGGCGGGGCGGAAACGCCCCGGCAGGTTTGGAATGCCAAGTCCCCGCGCTGTCACCCACGGCGCGGGGATTTTTTTACCTGGCGCGGCCGTTGCCGCGCCGCGCGCGCGAAAGCGCGGTTCTCTTGAAAGGAGGTGAATGCGTTTTGCCAACACAGCAGAAAATTGACGCGGTCGCCGAGATGACCCAGCGTTTGGAAGGCTGCCAGATTGCGGTCGCCGCGAAGTATGTGGGGATCAATGTGGCGCAGGCTTCCGAGCTGCGGAACCGCCTCCGGGCCGCCGGCATCGAGTTCAAGGTCTACAAGAACACGCTGGCCCGCCGCGCCCTGCGCTCGCAGGGGATGGAGGCCGCCGCGGACTTCATGGAGGGCCCGACGGCGTGGGCGTTCAGCAAGGACCCCGTCGCCCCGGCGAAGATCCTCAAGGAGTTCGGCAAGGAGGTTTCCTTTGTGTCCATGGTCGGAGGCGTGCTTGAGGGGAAGCCGGTCACGGCGGCCCAGCTCGAGGCGCTTGCCGGTCTTCCGCCGCGCGAGCAGCTCATTGCCCAGGTCGTCGGGACCATGGCGATGCCGCTCCGCAACACCGTCGGCGTGCTTGCCGCACTGCCGCGCAACCTGGTCAACGTGCTCGACCAGATTCGTCAACAGAAGGAACAGGCCGCCTAA
- the rsgA gene encoding ribosome small subunit-dependent GTPase A, with translation MEPYLGRGWEPARVVCEHREAYVAAGASGDLWAELSGRFRHEHPARAEWPAVGDWVAVSPREEEDAATVHAVLPRRSRFSRTAAGDRTEEQVVAANVDVVFLVTSLDGDFNLRRLERYLTVAWDSGARPVVVLNKADLCGEVDARVAEAEAAAPGAPVAVLSAATGRGVDALRALLPPGATGALLGSSGVGKSSLVNALLGRERQAVRAVRADDSRGRHTTTQRELIPLPGGGLIMDTPGMRELQIWSDDDGLETAFADVEALAAQCRFADCTHENEPGCAVRAALEGGTLDGGRFRSYEKLRREIRYQELRQEQSARQIEKTRWRGIAKEIRRIERDKGWR, from the coding sequence ATGGAACCGTATCTGGGGCGCGGGTGGGAACCCGCGCGGGTGGTGTGCGAGCACCGCGAGGCGTATGTGGCGGCCGGGGCGTCGGGCGACCTCTGGGCGGAGCTTTCCGGCCGGTTCCGCCATGAGCACCCGGCGCGGGCGGAGTGGCCCGCCGTGGGCGACTGGGTGGCGGTGTCGCCGCGCGAGGAGGAGGACGCGGCGACGGTGCACGCGGTGCTTCCGAGGCGGAGCCGCTTTTCGCGCACCGCGGCGGGTGACCGCACGGAGGAGCAGGTGGTCGCGGCCAACGTGGATGTCGTGTTTCTGGTGACGAGCCTGGACGGCGACTTCAACCTCCGCCGTCTGGAGCGCTACCTGACGGTGGCGTGGGACAGCGGCGCGCGGCCGGTGGTCGTGCTGAACAAGGCGGACCTCTGCGGGGAGGTGGACGCCCGCGTGGCCGAGGCCGAGGCCGCGGCCCCCGGCGCGCCGGTGGCCGTGCTGAGCGCGGCGACGGGACGCGGTGTGGACGCGCTGCGCGCGCTGCTGCCGCCGGGCGCCACGGGGGCCCTTCTCGGGTCGTCGGGTGTCGGGAAGTCGTCGCTGGTGAACGCCCTGCTCGGCCGGGAGCGCCAGGCCGTGCGGGCCGTGCGCGCTGACGACAGCCGGGGCCGCCACACAACGACGCAGCGGGAGCTGATCCCGCTGCCCGGGGGCGGCCTGATCATGGACACGCCCGGCATGCGCGAGCTGCAGATCTGGTCGGACGACGACGGGCTGGAGACGGCCTTCGCCGACGTGGAGGCCCTGGCGGCGCAGTGCCGGTTTGCCGACTGCACGCATGAGAACGAGCCCGGGTGCGCGGTGCGCGCCGCGCTCGAGGGCGGCACGCTGGATGGGGGCCGCTTCCGCAGCTACGAAAAACTGCGGCGGGAGATCCGGTACCAGGAGCTGCGCCAGGAACAGAGCGCCCGCCAGATCGAGAAGACCCGTTGGCGGGGGATCGCGAAGGAGATCCGAAGGATTGAGCGGGACAAGGGCTGGCGGTAG
- a CDS encoding 1-phosphofructokinase family hexose kinase yields the protein MILTVTPNPCVDKTVFIARLEPGGRFRSPKCTHIPGGKGTNVSRAVKALGGDTAALVIVGGHTGRHVVDMIEQQDGVRCVPVWVAGMTRVITTVLETDVHRQTALFDPGSPVTAAEGDAVAAAFGREVRGAAVATFNGSVPDPALVDLYVRCIPLAREAGAFTILDSYGEEFRRGIAAGPDMVKPNREEAERLLGRKLETRADCWAAVDAFHAMGVPLVVLSLGAEGALVSRKGGTRLEVTPPPIEEVNPVGSGDALVAGFAVGIERGLPLDETARLAVACGTANALSWDIGHFTAKEVEELAARVRVAAIV from the coding sequence ATGATCCTCACAGTCACCCCGAACCCCTGCGTGGACAAGACGGTCTTCATCGCGCGCCTGGAGCCCGGCGGGCGTTTCCGCAGCCCGAAATGCACCCACATCCCCGGCGGCAAGGGCACCAACGTGTCGCGTGCCGTGAAGGCCCTCGGCGGCGACACGGCGGCCCTGGTCATCGTGGGCGGGCACACGGGCCGCCACGTGGTGGACATGATCGAACAGCAGGACGGGGTGCGCTGCGTGCCCGTGTGGGTAGCCGGCATGACCCGCGTCATCACCACGGTGCTGGAGACGGACGTCCACCGCCAGACCGCCCTCTTCGACCCCGGCTCCCCCGTGACCGCCGCAGAGGGGGACGCCGTGGCGGCCGCCTTCGGCCGCGAGGTGCGCGGCGCCGCCGTCGCCACGTTCAACGGCTCCGTGCCCGACCCCGCCCTCGTGGACCTCTATGTCCGGTGCATCCCCCTCGCGCGGGAGGCCGGCGCCTTCACCATCCTCGACTCCTACGGCGAGGAGTTCCGCCGCGGCATCGCCGCCGGGCCGGACATGGTCAAGCCGAACCGCGAGGAGGCGGAGCGCCTGCTCGGGCGGAAACTGGAGACCCGCGCCGACTGCTGGGCCGCCGTGGACGCCTTCCACGCCATGGGCGTGCCGCTCGTCGTCCTGTCCCTGGGCGCTGAAGGCGCGCTCGTCTCCCGGAAAGGCGGCACCCGCCTCGAAGTGACCCCGCCCCCCATCGAGGAGGTCAACCCCGTCGGCTCCGGCGACGCGCTCGTCGCCGGGTTCGCCGTCGGCATCGAGCGCGGTCTCCCCCTCGACGAAACCGCCCGCCTCGCCGTCGCCTGCGGCACCGCCAACGCCCTCTCCTGGGACATCGGCCACTTCACCGCCAAAGAGGTGGAGGAGCTCGCCGCCCGCGTGCGGGTGGCGGCGATAGTCTAA
- a CDS encoding YcfL family protein gives MKTNVQYAVMTLILIAFLLVGVGCQTQGPYAPLKRGTSLEGTESLVLLDKPLQKLISVDAQRASYTTEGRIIAEAILRNNSDNAVNVQAQTVFKDDAGFSSGDETAWVTLILPPNGQSTYKAVALNERSQQYSIRIRMER, from the coding sequence ATGAAAACTAACGTTCAATATGCGGTGATGACTCTCATTCTAATTGCATTCCTGCTGGTTGGAGTGGGATGTCAAACGCAAGGTCCCTACGCACCCCTTAAACGTGGGACAAGCCTAGAAGGAACAGAGTCTCTGGTTCTGCTTGACAAGCCCCTGCAGAAACTCATCAGCGTAGACGCCCAACGTGCCAGCTACACTACTGAAGGTCGGATTATCGCCGAGGCAATTCTCAGAAACAATTCCGACAATGCGGTGAACGTCCAAGCGCAGACAGTCTTCAAGGACGATGCTGGATTTTCTTCTGGTGATGAGACGGCCTGGGTGACACTCATTCTCCCGCCTAACGGCCAGTCCACTTACAAGGCGGTCGCTCTGAACGAAAGATCACAACAATACTCCATTCGCATCAGAATGGAGCGATAG